The proteins below come from a single Neospora caninum Liverpool complete genome, chromosome IX genomic window:
- a CDS encoding gg11844, related translates to MEEKTTAAPPDSFRVVLASVTNLLYPVDIDLIHYLFSKYGEIEKIVTFSKSPTMYQALIQFQNAEQARHALMNLHSRNIYDGCNTLQIQPSRLNELVVKNNTQKSWDYTVQSGGPSGSAGAASDLPPPGQAPGAPHAAGVAASGVNNGRNVVPPGTAPPHHPGAGPHHGPPGPYGAGAGGAQHPPIGGAVAGIQPPPPAHAMGHHPGAPVHGVRLGGAAGPLGIPHPYHHGSNLLHLLDKLPRELREIESTNPTQTPVIIVYNLPANITVQMLFNLFSLYGSVLRVKILREKSDTALIQYSDPLYATIALNYIQGANVLGQSLQVGFSKNMEVKLPPPNSQKTEANAEEEKRTVAFSIKDQRYGGDDVEKYVKGSCRPTKTIFVANLDESATDEEIQKLFKEHGQVSKFTFKAPKNESAKTQMAMMEMGTEAEAVAAVMYLHNHELHGRSMKVAFSKTVL, encoded by the exons AtggaggagaaaacgactgCCGCTCCCCCCGACTCTTTCCGCGTtgtcctcgcctctgtgACGAATCTTCTCTACCCTGTCGACATCGACTTGATCCACTACCTCTTCTCCAAATATGGAGAGATTGAAAAG ATCGTCACCTTCAGCAAGTCGCCTACGATGTACCAGGCGCTGATTCAGTTCCAGAACGCCGAGCAGGCTCGCCACGCGTTGATGAACTTGCACAGCAGGAATATCTACGACGGCTGCAACACGCTGCAGATTCAGCCTTCGCGCTTGAACGAGCTGGTCGTGAAGAACAACACGCAGAAGAGCTGGGACTACACGGTCCAGAGTGGGGGACCGTCAGGGTCTGCCGGCGCAGCCTCTGACCTCCCACCCCCTGGCCAAGCTCCAGGCGCTCCGCATGCCGCAGGCGTCGCGGCCTCGGGCGTGAACAACGGCCGGAACGTGGTGCCTCCAGGGACGGCCCCGCCCCATCACCCGGGCGCCGGTCCCCACCATGGTCCCCCAGGTCCGTACGGCGCTGGAGCCGGCGGCGCGCAGCACCCGCCGATCGGCGGGGCGGTCGCAGGCATTCAGCCGCCGCCACCCGCGCATGCAATGGGTCACCACCCAGGGGCGCCCGTGCACGGAGTCCGCctcggaggcgcagcgggcCCCTTGGGCATCCCGCACCCCTACCACCACGGCAGCAACTTGCTCCACTTGCTCGACAAGCTGCCGCGGGAGTTGAGAGAGATCGAGTCCACCAACCCGACGCAGACGCCCGTCATCATTGTCTACAACCTTCCTGCGAACATCACTGTGCAGATG TTGTTCAACCTCTTCAGCCTGTATGGTTCCGTTCTTCGCGTGAAGATTcttcgcgagaagagcgacacggCTCTTATTCAGTATTCCGACCCGCTGTATGCTACCATAGCCCTCAACTACATTCAG GGAGCGAACGTCCTGGGCCAGTCCCTCCAGGTTGGCTTCAGCAAGAACATGGAAGTGAAGTTGCCGCCGCCCAACTCccagaagacagaggcgaatgcagaggaggagaagcgaacTGTCGCGTTCTCGATCAAGGACCAGCGATACGGA GGAGACGATGTCGAGAAGTACGTCAAGGGTTCCTGCCGCCCGACAAAGACGATTTTCGTGGCGAACCTAGACGAGAGTGCTACTGACGAGGAGATCCAAAAGTTGTTCAAGGAGCACGGCCAAGTCAGCAAGTTCACCTTCAAAGCTCCCAAGAACGAGTCTGCAAAGACGCAGATGGCGATGATGGAGATGGGCACCGAAGCAGAG GCCGTTGCAGCGGTGATGTATCTCCACAACCACGAGCTCCACGGACGCAGCATGAAGGTCGCTTTCTCGAAGACGGTGCTGTAA
- a CDS encoding probable cytosol aminopeptidase, related, whose amino-acid sequence MAKVPAPPTVVKTDPTAIPFVGCQPAKKVQMEAVDIKEAEKYTGDLAVFSVLAPGCFHDDPNASQPQKGPVALPEIAQNFDDAVGQGMLKDAADASDFKAKMGSHVFVRLPSKSSPAVKSLAALGFGSLAELTPPSVAKAASALAGMLLRGAGEKAKNVALVLPSCPKGGCPSPEGQKKTQEMKERVVTSFLETLLVELQPDLRFKGDRDGGKDSGPQLEKLTLFTDDVEAVNRSIARAKIVAPGVYFAQELVNAPANYCNPVTLAQAAVDMAKEAGLEAEVLQRDEIEKLNMGCYLAVAKGSLFPPQFIHLTYKSSNPKRKVALVGKGICFDAGGYNLKTGGAQIELMKFDMGGAAAVLGAARALGELKPENVEIHFLVAACENMISDKSYRPGDVITASNGKTVEIGNTDAEGRLTLADALIYAEKTVKADTIVDVATLTGAVIIALGYKYAGLWSNRECMASSILKSAENSGEYMWHMPLAKDYAEALDSKCADMNNVGGKGKGGSIIAAVFLNKFVEKACWAHIDIAGTAWDTKTNRATGFGVRTLVEYIMDISEKTKEN is encoded by the exons ATGGCCAAGGTTCCTGCGCCTCCAACTGTCGTCAAGACAGATCCCACGGCAATCCCCTTTGTCGGGTGCCAGCCTGCGAAGAAG GTTCAAATGGAGGCAGTCGACATCAAGGAAGCCGAAAAATACACCGGAGACTTGGCTGTGTTTTCAGTTCTCGCCCCAGGATGCTTCCACGACGACCCAAATGCGTCTCAGCCACAGAAAGGACCCGTCGCACTTCCCGAAATCGCGCAAAATTTCGACGACGCTGTCGGTCAGGGCATGCTGAAGGACGCCGCCGATGCTTCCGACTTCAAAGCCAAAATGGG CTCCCACGTCTTTGTCCGTCTCCCGTCAAAGTCGTCTCCAGCTGTCAAGAGTCTGGCCGCGCTAGGCTTCGGCTCACTCGCCGAGTTGACTCCGCCCTCTGTTGCGAAGGCTGCGTCTGCGTTGGCGGGCATGCTTCTccgaggcgccggagagaaagcgaagaacgtcgctctcgttcttccttcctgtccGAAGGGGGGATGTCCCTCTCCCGAAGGccaaaagaagacgcaggaaatGAAGGAGAGAGTCGTTACCAGCTTCTTGGAGACTTTGCTCGTCGAGCTCCAGCCTGACCTGAG ATTCAAGGGGGACCGCGACGGCGGAAAAGACTCCGGCCCTCAGCTCGAGAAACTCACTCTTTTCACCGATGATGTCGAAGCCGTCAACCGCTCCATTGCT CGAGCAAAGATCGTTGCTCCAGGGGTCTACTTCGCCCAGGAGCTCGTCAATGCACCAGCGAACTACTGCAACCCCGTCACGCTCGCACAGGCCGCTGTCGACATGGCTAAAGAG GCAGGGCTAGAGGCGGAAGTGCTTCAGCGGGACGAAATCGAGAAACTGAACATGGGCTGCTACCTCGCCGTCGCGAAAGGatcgctcttccctcctcaGTTTATTCACCTCACCTACAAGTCTTCCAATCCCAAGCGGAAGGTCGCGCTCGTCGGCAAGGGCATCTGCTTCGATGCCGGCGGCTACAACTTGAAGACTGGCGGCGCTCAAATCGAGCTGATGAAGTTCGACATGGGAGGCGCAG CGGCTGTCCTTGGAGCCGCCCGCGCACTCGGAGAGTTGAAACCCGAAAACGTCGAGATCCACTTCCTGGTCGCAGCGTGCGAAAACATGATTTCCGATAAATCGTACCGCCCCGGAGACGTCATTACCGCGAGCAACGGGAAAACTGTCGAGATCGGAAACACCGACGCGGAAGGCAGGCTCACCCTCGCCGATGCTCTGATCTacgcggagaagacagtCAAGGCGGACACTATTGTCGATGTCGCGACGCTAACTGGAGCTGTGATCATTGCTCTCGGATACAAGTATGCTGGCTTGTGGAGCAACAGAGAATGCATGGCCAGCAGCATTCTCAAGAG CGCTGAAAATAGCGGAGAGTACATGTGGCACATGCCGCTAGCCAAAGACTACGCCGAGGCTCTCGACAGCAAGTGCGCCGACATGAACAATGTCGGAGGCAAGGGGAAGGGCGGCTCCATCATCGCTGCGGTCTTCCTCAACAAATTCGTCGAGAAG GCCTGCTGGGCACACATCGACATTGCAGGAACCGCCTGGGATACGAAGACAAACAGGGCGACAGGTTTCGGTGTCCGCACACTCGTCGAGTACATCATGGACATCagcgagaaaacaaaagagaacTAA